A single region of the Cynocephalus volans isolate mCynVol1 chromosome 12, mCynVol1.pri, whole genome shotgun sequence genome encodes:
- the LUM gene encoding lumican, with product MNLGAFTLFLALIVGASGQYYDDYEFPISMYGASSPNCAPECNCPADYPSAMYCDELKLKSVPMVPPGIKYLYLRNNQIDHIDEKAFENVTDLQWLILDYNLLENSKIKGKTFSRLKQLKKLHINHNNLTESVGPLPKSLEDLQLTHNKITKLGSFDGLVNLTFVNLQHNQLKEEAVSAAFKGLKSLEYLDLSFNQMTKLPSGLPTSILTLYLDNNKISNIPDEYFKRFTGLQYLRLSHNELADSGVPGNSFNVSSLVELDLSYNKLKSIPTVNENLENYYLEVNELEKFDVKSFCRILGPLSYSKMKHLRLDGNRITQTNLPPDMYECLRVAKDITIN from the exons ATGAATTTAGGTGCATTTACTCTCTTTTTGGCATTAATCGTTGGTGCCAGTGGCCAATACTACGACGATTATGAGTTCCCCATATCAATGTATGGGGCATCATCACCAAACTGTGCACCAGAATGTAACTGTCCTGCAGACTATCCTTCTGCCATGTACTGTGATGAGCTGAAATTGAAAAGTGTGCCAATGGTACCTCCTGGAATCAAGTATCTTTACCTTAGGAATAACCAGATTGACCATATTGATGAAAAGGCTTTTGAAAATGTAACTGATCTGCAGTGGCTCATTCTAGATTACAACCTTCTAGAGAACTCCAAGATAAAAGGGAAAACATTTTCTAGACTGAAACAACTGAAGAAGTTGCATATAAATCACAACAATCTGACAGAGTCTGTGGGCCCACTCCCCAAATCTCTGGAGGATTTGCAACTTACTCATAACAAGATCACAAAGCTTGGCTCCTTCGATGGACTGGTAAACCTAACCTTCGTCAATCTTCAACATAATCAGCTGAAAGAGGAGGCCGTTTCAGCTGCTTTTAAAGGTCTCAAATCACTTGAGTACCTTGACTTGAGCTTCAACCAGATGACCAAACTCCCTTCTGGTCTCCCAACATCTATTTTAACTCTTTACTTAGACAACAATAAGATCAGCAACATCCCTGATGAATATTTCAAGCGTTTTACTGGGCTGCAGTATCTGCGTTTATCTCACAATGAACTGGCTGATAGTGGCGTACCTGGAAATTCTTTTAATGTATCATCCCTGGTCGAGCTGGATCTCTCCTATAATAAGCTTAAAAGCATACCGACTGTAAATGAAAACCTTGAAAACTATTACCTGGAGGTTAATGAACTGGAAA agtttgATGTAAAGAGCTTCTGTAGGATCCTGGGTCCACTATCCTACTCCAAGATGAAGCATTTGCGTTTAGATGGCAATCGCATCACCCAAACCAATCTGCCACCTGATATGTACGAATGTCTACGTGTGGCAAAAGACATCACCATCAATTAA